From Cotesia glomerata isolate CgM1 linkage group LG3, MPM_Cglom_v2.3, whole genome shotgun sequence:
ACATGAAAGCATACTACtcatatctttattttttttatagtttcgaATGAGTTTGATACTATTTTTAAGATCTTCATATCTTTTTTCTTTCGTGGAACGAACCACTCGCTTtgtttcttcttcttcatcactgaactgaaataaaaaaaaaaatgatttcaatATTATGCGGTAGTTtttactttgatttttttatatttattaatcaatgcTTACTGTAAAATTAGCGGCAGGTGCTCGTTgaatttgctcttcttctgaTGAGCTATCAGTTCGAATCCGTACCGGTAGTGAAGAACTTACTCATCGTTCTGGTTtaactggaaaaaaaaatcaagatgTGGTAATTAATcgtaaagttatttaaaactaaaaataaaattccaagAAAAGTAAACGTAGTATTTCTATCATTAGTTTAATTTTGACAATAATCTGGTATCATGCAATTAATTGAAGTTatgattcaaaataaataacgaCATAATCGTAcgttgaaaatattgaaaaaaaaaaaaaaaccatttgaattttaatacaccaaaaattaatctaacTGAGCCATTTTGTCAGCTAGGATAGTTTTGCCGATATTTAATATGCGCTaaaagtaaacataaataatgaCATACGTGAATGTACTTAATATATATCAGAAAGTTtgtttatatgaaaataatttttcaatactttatcattattttcagaattttatgTCACTAAAATAAGTGCATATATGTCAAAAATTCTATGGCATGTATCCTAAACGGGTGTGAATTACGAACGCACTGTCTAACCTATGGAATCTTTAGTAATCATATGTGGTTAAATTTACTTCAACCGGGAATATTAATATAGTACacaataagaaaaaaacataattcGCACTCATCACCATGTAAACTTACCtcgcaatttctttaaatacgaaaattaaaaattattcattaaccGCACTTAGCATTTCTCGACGGAAGCTAAGTGTGAAAGAATAGAGACAGGTAATATAGTAAAAAGCCACGATTTAGCTTTTAACTATAAGCTATAGGGTGTATAGTATGAAAGAAATAATTGCCGGTAGCGCGCGCTGCTGTTAAATTCCCAAAATtatgattcaaataaatacatgtatatttatatgtatatgtgtggTGTAATAATTTTGCAAAATTCTTATAGCTCAAAAAAGCTagtttaatgtaatttttaattctctaaaaaatatatgattatCTAGAGGGTCGAAATAAAACTAACCTTACTTCGATgggaaataatatgaaaaataattcaagctTTCCACGagttaacttttattaaataaatctacagatttataaaatacaatcatttgagatttaaaaaaaaaaattttattgaattaaaaaattttattaacgatGGAAGAAAAATCTCTAGAAGAATGTTTAAACGATCCACaatttattcaagtattaTCTACTACATTATCGTTAGAAGTAGTcaataaagaaaaagaaatcaaAGGTAAATAATTGCATAAGATCATTTGTTataatgttttaaattatatcatctaaagttagccgacgttttcaattttttgccgtttttttatcaattaaattggaacaaaaaatatttttttttaattgcacttagttattaaaattttttacaaatgaaattttttttttgtaataattttttcaataaaaaaaaaattataaaaatttttagatttcggctaacttaattttcatttgaagttattaaaaatgttattattgttatttatattaaatactttatcttttatatttagaaACTAACAGACAAATTGAGAGCTTAAAATCAGTTATTTCGAGCTTTGTTAAAGACCGTAAAAGATTAAAGCAGCTGACTcaaatagaacaaaaaaataagataatttttcagaCTACCTTAGATAGGTAAGTAATAACGATAATTATTCATTcttcttattatttaataaaaataatttaatttttttatagcttaCGAAAAATTGAGAacgaaaaaattctaaaattatgtCTAGTTAAAGAGAAACAAAATGACAGTTTATTAAAAGCACAAATTGATCAAGAACGATTCTTAAAAATCCTAGAAACATACAAGGAAACATGGATTAAATatgaagtataaataaaatttatcatataaaaccattattttattattataaattacatatttaCGTTGATAATCAATTATATTTCAGGCCGAATACGAGAAATTTCCACTGGCTATagagagaaagaaaaataaaaacgaagttgaaaaaatgaaaattcaatgTATGATTCAGGAGTATAAAAGAGTGGAGTATcagaaaatgttaaatttaagaaGTGACAtcgatgatttaaaaatacaatcagttgttattaaattatctgaaaCAGTATTAGATAGATGgaatcaacaaaataaaattaataggtTGATTGATGAATACtataaattagaaataaaatggaACGAAATATTCCAGCAAGtttgtattataatttataatgaatgaTTTGGATATCTtgacggaaagaacaagataacactggatatcatcctaGATTataatgagtgaaaaaaatttcagatagtagctaatataatccagattacaatgagtataatccagatatcacgcagtataatctgaatttttctagctactatctgaaattttttttcaccacagacatcgctgagtataatctgggatgatatccagtgtcatcttgttcttttcgtgttgtaaaagaaattttcattaaaaattttttatagcatcAAAAAATGATGGCTGAGTTCGAAGCAGAAACGAGAGAAAAAGCATTAGCGAGACAACAAATGCCTCCACCAAGAATTGACTTTTCTTTTATGCGAGCAGTATACGCTGAAACTTCACCAAAAGACCCATTTTGTTATACACAAAGACTGCGTAAACGGTCTGATTCAGGTAAagtttaattatcttttttggGCATAAAACAATCATTATTAAcgtgattcaaaattttttcagattcaATCTCAGTTAATACTCTTAGACTGGAAGAAATATGCTGTGATGAACCGAGTGTTCCCGTAGTTCCAATACAAAACACTTATGAAGAAGAAAATGATCCAATTCCAACTGAGACTTATGAAGAGGATGTAAATATAGACACTGTTGAAGAACAAGAAATTAACGAAACAAATGATCCTAATGCGGAAACACTTGAAAAAGTTTGTCGACAACTCAGTATTACAGAGGAACTCGAAGtttcaaattatgaaaaaatacctTCTCAAACTGAAGCACAAATTCATTTCGAGTCACATCCtattcaaaaaactttttcaaacgaaaaaattaatcatctaaagaagaaaatttcttatacTGATGATTCATTTGATTCAAGTCTAAAACcaattgaaaagaaaaaacctAAAATAGATCATCGGCTCGAAGTTTCCCAGCAAGATTATCAGAAACAAAAACTTTTCCAAACAAAACAACAATCTCATAATGATATTCATTTGCCTATTTCTCATCCACAAGTCAGATCTATTGAAACAATTTCACAGCCATTAAATACGAACGTTAGGCCACCAATGGCGGAAGTTCCACCAACACCATCAGTTTTATATTCCCCACGTCTTGGATCCAATTATGGAAGTAGCACTAATTTGTCTAATATAATGAATCAAAATCTGGACGATTCTGACATAAATTGGAAAGATTTTGTGCCTTCAAGAGCTGGATCTGACATCTCTTACGTATCAGGTATTTCTATGTTTGATTCTAAGAAAACAGTTGGCGACAGCAAAGCTATAAAACCAATAAGCCAGCCACAGGACTTAAATGgtaatttaaactttaatttcaatcgcttcatatatttatttacaatctcttataattttttttttatttcagtaaacaactttttaaatttctttccgAGTACCAATAATCAAACAAACAAacgatttttttgaacaaaaaaaaaaagacaagtatagaataaatttcaatttcgtCACATCAcgtaaaaattgtttattaaaaaaaaaatacattgtataaatgttatttttaatgataagtTAAGAATAGAAGAtgaaatctaattaattaacgtTATACACTATTCTATTAAGTATTAAGTAGTAGTActtcaaaaatacaatctcaTAAATCAGGTATCAGTTATTAGTCTTATTATAGGCActgttttgtttaaaataaaaagtatttgtTAATGGTACAAAAAATGATCAGTATCAtcattttccatttaaatatcTTCCATATCCATTGACGTGAGAATGAATAGTGTTGCAGCCAATAATTGCATCTCCTCGCGTTCCATCTTCACAGGTACAGACTGCAATATGACGTCGGGCTTCGCATCTTGCGGTTGGTGCACACTCTTTCCCTGTGCACGGATTTTGACAGTAATAATCAATGCAAGCTCGATTGTCGGGGCACTCACTGTCAACTTGACATTCACCCTTACGACAATAAGTTAAAGCATCTCCAGTATATCCAGTAGGACAAGTACATACTGGTCTCTCTTTTCCATGGTTATCATGTCCAGGTGTACAAATTGCATTTTCACCGCAAGGATTTGGTCTGCAGAGAtcctctaaaaaatttcatttattttattttatttaatttcaattgattttattttattaaaaactgtaaataatttttaaaaattttatagcttTTGATATTTCTTACCAGGTTCAAATGGTCGACAAAATTTGAATGGATCTCCAGTCATGTGTTTTGGACAACTACATACCGCAGTGATACCTTTAAGTTCACAATTAGCATTGACTCCACAAGCTCCGTCACATGGGTTActacatttttgataaaaacatGCTGGTTTATTTCTTGGACAATCGGAGTGAGTAGTACATTCAGGGTAACATTTTGTGTATGGATTTCCTAACCAATTCTagacataaaatatatttaattagtttataTAATAATCACAATTTAAGGTATTACATACTTTTGGACATGAACACTTGGCTTGATGATTGATCACGTCACAGTTTGCTCCATCACCGCACTTGCAAGGACTTTCGCATCTAAAGTTCGATGAGCAAGCAAGATGATTGGCACATTCAGCATCACTTTCACACTCATGGCGACATCCATTTAGTGGTGAACCTCGGTACCCTGGGAGACATGAACATGTTGGGATTCCGTTGATTACCTCACAACGTGTGTTTG
This genomic window contains:
- the LOC123261780 gene encoding neurogenic locus notch homolog protein 3, coding for MMTRILLVILLAFIANSVSAGDVYYHPKVVSSGGCASYTCGTNAKCSMTDGRPVCSCLNLHMGDPLIHCHKVECIIPEDCPSHKTCIKNHCSNPCAGLCGVNANCEVRNHVPTCSCPDGYAGNPFQSCHVADPQAACKPSPCGANTRCEVINGIPTCSCLPGYRGSPLNGCRHECESDAECANHLACSSNFRCESPCKCGDGANCDVINHQAKCSCPKNWLGNPYTKCYPECTTHSDCPRNKPACFYQKCSNPCDGACGVNANCELKGITAVCSCPKHMTGDPFKFCRPFEPEDLCRPNPCGENAICTPGHDNHGKERPVCTCPTGYTGDALTYCRKGECQVDSECPDNRACIDYYCQNPCTGKECAPTARCEARRHIAVCTCEDGTRGDAIIGCNTIHSHVNGYGRYLNGK
- the LOC123261776 gene encoding probable ubiquitin thioesterase DG1039, which translates into the protein MEEKSLEECLNDPQFIQVLSTTLSLEVVNKEKEIKETNRQIESLKSVISSFVKDRKRLKQLTQIEQKNKIIFQTTLDSLRKIENEKILKLCLVKEKQNDSLLKAQIDQERFLKILETYKETWIKYEAEYEKFPLAIERKKNKNEVEKMKIQCMIQEYKRVEYQKMLNLRSDIDDLKIQSVVIKLSETVLDRWNQQNKINRLIDEYYKLEIKWNEIFQQHQKMMAEFEAETREKALARQQMPPPRIDFSFMRAVYAETSPKDPFCYTQRLRKRSDSDSISVNTLRLEEICCDEPSVPVVPIQNTYEEENDPIPTETYEEDVNIDTVEEQEINETNDPNAETLEKVCRQLSITEELEVSNYEKIPSQTEAQIHFESHPIQKTFSNEKINHLKKKISYTDDSFDSSLKPIEKKKPKIDHRLEVSQQDYQKQKLFQTKQQSHNDIHLPISHPQVRSIETISQPLNTNVRPPMAEVPPTPSVLYSPRLGSNYGSSTNLSNIMNQNLDDSDINWKDFVPSRAGSDISYVSGISMFDSKKTVGDSKAIKPISQPQDLNVNNFLNFFPSTNNQTNKRFF